In Tripterygium wilfordii isolate XIE 37 chromosome 15, ASM1340144v1, whole genome shotgun sequence, one DNA window encodes the following:
- the LOC119979908 gene encoding PI-PLC X domain-containing protein At5g67130-like, translating into MGLYGFLILASVLVTVALACSDGQCRLLDGCGKDEDCEAGLHCSACLPLAEGSRCVRSVATDLFKMMNDSLPFNKYAFLMTHNAFAIEGGIKLTFSNQEDSVADQLNNGVRGFMLDTYEFDGSLWLCHAPGGKCDATNKFRPLIDTLKDFEAFLSTNPAEIVTLILEDYVKTANALPKVFSDAGLMKYWFPVANMPKNGDDWPSFRDMLLKNQRLLVFTSKQYKEAAEGIAYQWNYMVENMYGNGGMDEGKCFNRGESSPLNDMTKKLVLVNFFRSVPFKQISCGDNTGALINMLRTCYGAAGNRWANFVAVDFYKKSGGGGAFQAVDTLNGKLLCGCDDIHACMCGATSGACTAV; encoded by the exons ATGGGTCTTTATGGGTTTCTAATCTTAGCTTCAGTTCTTGTCACTGTTGCCTTAGCTTGCTCTGATGGACAGTGCCGG TTACTTGACGGTTGCGGCAAGGATGAAGATTGTGAAGCTGGGCTCCATTGTTCTGCTTGCCTACCACTGGCAGAAGGTTCTAGATGTGTTAGATCAGTCGCTACAGATCTATTCAAGATGATG AATGATTCTCTGCCTTTCAACAAATATGCATTTCTGATGACACACAATGCTTTTGCTATTGAGGGAGGAATTAAGCTCACATTTTCAAACCAAGAAGATAGTGTCGCAGACCAGCTAAAT AATGGGGTCCGAGGCTTCATGCTCGATACATATGAATTCGATGGATCTCTCTGGTTGTGCCATGCACCTGGTGGGAAATGCGATGCCACTAATAAGTTT CGACCATTGATAGACACACTGAAAGACTTTGAAGCTTTCTTATCAACAAATCCCGCTGAAATCGTTACACTGATTTTGGAAGACTATGTTAAAACTGCAAATGCATTGCCGAAAGTCTTCAGTGATGCTGGTTTGATGAAATACTGGTTCCCAGTAGCAAACATGCCCAAAAATGGTGATGATTGGCCATCATTTAGGGACATGCTCCTTAAAAACCAAAGGCTCCTTGTTTTCACTTCAAAGCAATACAAGGAAGCCGCTGAAGGAATTGCTTATCAGTGGAACTACATGGTCGAAAATATGT ATGGGAATGGAGGAATGGATGAAGGGAAATGCTTTAATAGAGGAGAATCGTCTCCACTTAATGACATGACTAAAAAATTAGTGTTGGTGAATTTCTTCAGGTCCGTTCCATTTAAGCAAATCTCTTGTGGTGATAACACTGGAGCTCTTATTAACATGCTTCGCACTTGCTATGGTGCTGCTGGCAACCGATGGGCTAATTTTGTTGCTGTTGATTTCTACAAG AaaagtggaggaggaggagcattTCAGGCAGTAGACACCCTGAATGGGAAGCTCTTATGTGGTTGTGATGACATCCATGCTTGTATG TGTGGAGCAACTTCAGGAGCCTGCACTGCTGTGTGA
- the LOC120017263 gene encoding PI-PLC X domain-containing protein At5g67130-like, with protein sequence MGLSWFLVLASVLLSAASACSDGQCKLLDICSTDGDCQAGLYCSECLQGFSGSRCIRSTITDQFKLLNNSLPFNKYAFLTTHNSYAIEGEPSHTGFPRVTFTNQQDNITQQLNNGVRALMLDTYDFHGDIWLCHSFGGKCYDFTAFEPAIDTLKEIEAFLSANPTEIVTIILEDYVEAPNGLTKVFTDAGLMKYWFPVASMPKNGEDWPLVSDMVAKNQRLLVFTSKKSKEASEGIAYQWNYMVENQYGDGGMHAGSCPNRAESSALDDKSKSLVLVNYFRSEPLKLLSCGDNSGDLLNMLNTCYGAAGNRWANFVAVDYYKKSEGGGAFQAVDTMNGELLCGCNDVHACVKGSSSAACTALSMSNSTANSTVNIKE encoded by the exons ATGGGTCTTTCTTGGTTTCTGGTTTTAGCTTCAGTTCTTCTCAGTGCTGCTTCAGCTTGCTCTGATGGACAGTGCAAG TTACTGGACATTTGCTCAACCGACGGAGATTGTCAAGCTGGCCTCTATTGTTCCGAATGTCTACAAGGATTTTCAGGTTCTAGATGCATAAGATCAACCATTACAGATCAGTTCAAGCTTCTG AACAATTCTCTGCCTTTCAACAAATATGCATTTTTGACAACCCACAATTCTTATGCTATTGAGGGAGAGCCGTCTCATACAGGATTCCCTCGAGTCACATTTACCAATCAACAAGATAATATCACCCAACAGCTAAAT AATGGAGTACGAGCCTTGATGCTTGATACGTATGATTTTCATGGAGATATTTGGTTGTGCCATTCTTTCGGTGGGAAATGCTATGACTTTACTGCATTT GAACCCGCTATAGATACACTGAAGGAAATCGAAGCTTTCTTGTCAGCCAATCCTACAGAAATTGTCACAATAATTTTAGAAGATTATGTTGAAGCCCCAAATGGATTGACAAAGGTCTTCACTGATGCTGGCCTGATGAAATACTGGTTTCCAGTGGCAAGTATGCCCAAAAATGGCGAAGACTGGCCATTAGTTAGCGACATGGTTGCCAAAAACCAAAGGCTCCTTGTTTTCACTTCAAAGAAATCCAAGGAAGCCAGTGAAGGAATTGCTTACCAGTGGAATTACATGGTAGAAAATCAGT ACGGGGATGGAGGAATGCATGCCGGAAGTTGTCCTAACAGAGCAGAATCATCTGCACTTGATGACAAATCGAAATCATTGGTGTTGGTAAACTACTTTAGGTCTGAACCATTGAAGCTGCTGTCTTGTGGTGATAACTCTGGAGATCTCCTTAATATGCTTAACACTTGTTATGGCGCAGCGGGCAACCGATGGGCTAATTTTGTTGCTGTTGATTACTACAAG AAGAGTGAAGGTGGAGGAGCATTTCAGGCTGTGGACACTATGAATGGGGAGCTGCTGTGTGGTTGCAATGATGTCCATGCCTGTGTG AAAGGATCATCTTCAGCAGCTTGCACTGCTCTTAGCATGTCAAATTCAACAGCAAATTCAACAGTAAACATAAAAGAATAA
- the LOC120017136 gene encoding PI-PLC X domain-containing protein At5g67130-like: MGLYGFLILASVLVTVASACSDGQCRFLDECGKDEDCEAGLHCSTCLPLTEGRRCVRSVATNQFKMMNDTLAFNKYAFLTTHNSFAIEGGFKLTFFNQEDSVADQLNNGVRGFMLDTYEFEGSIWLCHAPGGKCDATNKFRPLMDTLKDFESFLSANPGEIVTLILEDYVQTANALPTVFIDAGLMKYWFPVANMPKNGDDWPSVRDMLIRNQRLLVFTSKQYKESAEGIAYQWNYMVENMYGSEGMVEGKCFNRGESSPLNDMTKKLVLVNFFRSLPNQCGDNNGELINMLRTCYGAAGNRWANFVAVDFYKKSGGGGGSFQAVDTLNGKLLCGCDDIHACMCGATSGACTAV, encoded by the exons ATGGGTCTCTATGGGTTTCTAATCTTAGCTTCAGTTCTTGTCACTGTTGCCTCAGCTTGCTCTGATGGACAATGCCGG TTTCTTGACGAATGCGGCAAGGATGAAGATTGTGAAGCTGGGCTCCATTGTTCTACTTGCCTACCACTGACAGAAGGTAGGAGATGTGTTAGATCAGTCGCTACAAATCAGTTCAAGATGATG AATGATACTCTGGCTTTCAACAAATATGCATTTTTGACGACACACAATTCTTTCGCTATTGAGGGAGGATTTAAGCTCACATTTTTCAACCAAGAAGATAGTGTCGCAGACCAGCTAAAT AATGGGGTCCGAGGCTTCATGCTCGATACATATGAATTCGAGGGATCTATATGGTTGTGCCATGCACCTGGTGGGAAATGCGATGCCACTAATAAGTTT CGACCATTGATGGACACACTGAAAGACTTCGAATCTTTTTTATCAGCAAACCCCGGTGAAATTGTTACACTGATTTTAGAAGACTATGTTCAAACAGCAAATGCATTGCCGACAGTCTTCATTGATGCTGGTTTGATGAAATACTGGTTCCCAGTAGCAAACATGCCCAAAAATGGTGACGATTGGCCATCAGTTAGGGACATGCTCATTAGAAACCAAAGGCTCCTTGTTTTCACTTCAAAGCAATATAAGGAATCGGCTGAAGGAATTGCTTATCAGTGGAACTACATGGTCGAAAATATGT ATGGGTCTGAAGGAATGGTTGAAGGGAAATGCTTTAATAGAGGAGAATCGTCTCCACTTAATGACATGACTAAAAAGTTAGTGTTGGTGAATTTCTTCAGGTCTCTTCCAAACCAATGCGGTGATAATAATGGAGAGCTTATTAACATGCTTCGCACTTGCTATGGTGCTGCCGGCAACCGATGGGCTAATTTTGTTGCTGTTGATTTCTACAAG AaaagtggaggaggaggaggatcatTTCAGGCAGTAGACACCCTGAATGGGAAGCTCTTATGTGGTTGTGATGACATCCATGCTTGTATG TGTGGAGCAACTTCAGGAGCCTGCACTGCTGTGTGA